In a genomic window of Nomascus leucogenys isolate Asia chromosome 4, Asia_NLE_v1, whole genome shotgun sequence:
- the SYT12 gene encoding synaptotagmin-12 isoform X1, with protein MAVDVAEYHLSVIKSPPGWEVGVYAAGALALLGIAAVSLWKLWTSGSFPSPSPFPNYDYRYLQQKYGESCAEAREKRVPVWNAQRASTRGPPSRKGSLSIEDTFESISELGPLELMGRELDLAPYGTLRKSQSADSLNSISSVSNTFGQDFTLGQVEVSMEYDTASHTLHVAVMQGKDLLEREEASFESCFMRVSLLPDEQIVGISRIQRNAYSIFFDEKFSIPLDPTALEEKSLRFSVFGIDEDERNVSTGVVELKLSVLDLPLQPFSGWLYLQDQNKAADAVGEILLSLSYLPTAERLTVVVVKAKNLIWTNDKTTADPFVKVYLLQDGRKMSKKKTAVKRDDPNPVFNEAMIFSVPAIVLQGSAELPKLPWSSEGDMLQGDLSQQGHHRPRVGGLQKTGLGPCLHASEDGARTTFPHYL; from the exons ATGGCCGTGGATGTGGCAGAATACCATCTGAGCG TCATCAAGAGCCCCCCTGGCTGGGAGGTGGGTGTCTATGCTGCAGGGGCCCTGGCCCTGCTGGGAATCGCAGCTGTGAGCCTGTGGAAGCTCTGGACGTCGGGGAgcttccccagcccctctccGTTCCCCAATTACGACTACAGGTACCTTCAGCAGAAGTACGGCGAGAGCTGCGCAGAGGCCAGGGAGAAG AGAGTGCCTGTCTGGAATGCCCAGAGGGCCAGCACGCGGGGACCACCCAGCCGCAAAGGCAGTCTCAGCATTGAGGACACCTTTGAGAGCATCAGTGAACTGGGGCCTCTGGAACTGATGGGCCGGGAGTTGGACCTGGCCCCCTATGGGACCCTCCGGAAGTCCCAGTCGGCCGACTCCCTGAACTCCATCTCCTCCGTGAGCAACACCTTTGGGCAGGACTTCACACTGGGCCAGGTGGAGGTGAGCATGGAGTACGACACTGCCTCCCACACGCTGCACGTGGCAGTGATGCAGGGCAAGGACCTCCTGGAGCGGGAGGAGGCCAGCTTCGAGTCCTGCTTCATGCGCGTCAGCCTGCTGCCCGATGAGCAGATCGTGGGCATTTCTCGG ATCCAGAGAAATGCCTACTCCATCTTCTTCGATGAGAAGTTCTCCATCCCCCTGGATCCCACAGCCCTGGAGGAGAAGAGCCTGCGGTTTTCTGTATTTGGTATTGATGAGGATGAGCGCAACGTCAGCACGGGGGTGGTGGAGCTGAAGCTTTCTGTGCTCGACCTCCCACTGCAGCCCTTCAGCGGCTGGCTCTATTTACAGGACCAGAACAAG GCCGCCGATGCTGTGGGGGAGATCCTGCTCTCCCTCAGCTACCTCCCCACAGCCGAGCGCCTCACCGTGGTCGTGGTTAAGGCCAAGAACCTCATCTGGACCAATGACAAGACCACAGCGG ACCCCTTCGTCAAGGTATACCTGCTGCAGGATGGGAGGAAGATGAGCAAAAAGAAGACAGCCGTGAAGAGGGATGACCCCAACCCGGTGTTCAACGAAGCTATGATCTTCTCGGTGCCAGCCATTGTGCTCCAG GGTTCTGCTGAACTCCCCAAGCTCCCGTGGTCTTCAGAAGGTGACATGCTCCAGGGAGACCTCTCCCAGCAGGGACATCACAGACCACGGGTAGGGGGACTGCAGAAGACAGGGCTTGGGCCCTGCTTGCATGCCTCAGAGGATGGGGCTCGCACCACCTTCCCTCACTATCTCTAG
- the SYT12 gene encoding synaptotagmin-12 isoform X2, whose product MAVDVAEYHLSVIKSPPGWEVGVYAAGALALLGIAAVSLWKLWTSGSFPSPSPFPNYDYRYLQQKYGESCAEAREKRVPVWNAQRASTRGPPSRKGSLSIEDTFESISELGPLELMGRELDLAPYGTLRKSQSADSLNSISSVSNTFGQDFTLGQVEVSMEYDTASHTLHVAVMQGKDLLEREEASFESCFMRVSLLPDEQIVGISRIQRNAYSIFFDEKFSIPLDPTALEEKSLRFSVFGIDEDERNVSTGVVELKLSVLDLPLQPFSGWLYLQDQNKAADAVGEILLSLSYLPTAERLTVVVVKAKNLIWTNDKTTADPFVKVYLLQDGRKMSKKKTAVKRDDPNPVFNEAMIFSVPAIVLQDLSLRVTVAESSSDGRGDNVGHVIIGPSASGMGTTHWNQMLATLRRPVSMWHAVRRN is encoded by the exons ATGGCCGTGGATGTGGCAGAATACCATCTGAGCG TCATCAAGAGCCCCCCTGGCTGGGAGGTGGGTGTCTATGCTGCAGGGGCCCTGGCCCTGCTGGGAATCGCAGCTGTGAGCCTGTGGAAGCTCTGGACGTCGGGGAgcttccccagcccctctccGTTCCCCAATTACGACTACAGGTACCTTCAGCAGAAGTACGGCGAGAGCTGCGCAGAGGCCAGGGAGAAG AGAGTGCCTGTCTGGAATGCCCAGAGGGCCAGCACGCGGGGACCACCCAGCCGCAAAGGCAGTCTCAGCATTGAGGACACCTTTGAGAGCATCAGTGAACTGGGGCCTCTGGAACTGATGGGCCGGGAGTTGGACCTGGCCCCCTATGGGACCCTCCGGAAGTCCCAGTCGGCCGACTCCCTGAACTCCATCTCCTCCGTGAGCAACACCTTTGGGCAGGACTTCACACTGGGCCAGGTGGAGGTGAGCATGGAGTACGACACTGCCTCCCACACGCTGCACGTGGCAGTGATGCAGGGCAAGGACCTCCTGGAGCGGGAGGAGGCCAGCTTCGAGTCCTGCTTCATGCGCGTCAGCCTGCTGCCCGATGAGCAGATCGTGGGCATTTCTCGG ATCCAGAGAAATGCCTACTCCATCTTCTTCGATGAGAAGTTCTCCATCCCCCTGGATCCCACAGCCCTGGAGGAGAAGAGCCTGCGGTTTTCTGTATTTGGTATTGATGAGGATGAGCGCAACGTCAGCACGGGGGTGGTGGAGCTGAAGCTTTCTGTGCTCGACCTCCCACTGCAGCCCTTCAGCGGCTGGCTCTATTTACAGGACCAGAACAAG GCCGCCGATGCTGTGGGGGAGATCCTGCTCTCCCTCAGCTACCTCCCCACAGCCGAGCGCCTCACCGTGGTCGTGGTTAAGGCCAAGAACCTCATCTGGACCAATGACAAGACCACAGCGG ACCCCTTCGTCAAGGTATACCTGCTGCAGGATGGGAGGAAGATGAGCAAAAAGAAGACAGCCGTGAAGAGGGATGACCCCAACCCGGTGTTCAACGAAGCTATGATCTTCTCGGTGCCAGCCATTGTGCTCCAG GACCTGTCTCTCCGCGTGACGGTGGCTGAGAGCAGCAGCGACGGCCGTGGGGACAACGTGGGCCATGTCATCATTGGGCCGTCAGCCAGTGGCATGGGAACCACACATTGGAACCAGATGTTGGCCACGCTGCGCAGGCCCGTGTCCATGTGGCACGCTGTCCGGCGAAACTAG
- the SYT12 gene encoding synaptotagmin-12 isoform X3 has translation MRGCPCLAVIKSPPGWEVGVYAAGALALLGIAAVSLWKLWTSGSFPSPSPFPNYDYRYLQQKYGESCAEAREKRVPVWNAQRASTRGPPSRKGSLSIEDTFESISELGPLELMGRELDLAPYGTLRKSQSADSLNSISSVSNTFGQDFTLGQVEVSMEYDTASHTLHVAVMQGKDLLEREEASFESCFMRVSLLPDEQIVGISRIQRNAYSIFFDEKFSIPLDPTALEEKSLRFSVFGIDEDERNVSTGVVELKLSVLDLPLQPFSGWLYLQDQNKAADAVGEILLSLSYLPTAERLTVVVVKAKNLIWTNDKTTADPFVKVYLLQDGRKMSKKKTAVKRDDPNPVFNEAMIFSVPAIVLQGSAELPKLPWSSEGDMLQGDLSQQGHHRPRVGGLQKTGLGPCLHASEDGARTTFPHYL, from the exons ATGAGAGGCTGCCCTTGCCTTGCAGTCATCAAGAGCCCCCCTGGCTGGGAGGTGGGTGTCTATGCTGCAGGGGCCCTGGCCCTGCTGGGAATCGCAGCTGTGAGCCTGTGGAAGCTCTGGACGTCGGGGAgcttccccagcccctctccGTTCCCCAATTACGACTACAGGTACCTTCAGCAGAAGTACGGCGAGAGCTGCGCAGAGGCCAGGGAGAAG AGAGTGCCTGTCTGGAATGCCCAGAGGGCCAGCACGCGGGGACCACCCAGCCGCAAAGGCAGTCTCAGCATTGAGGACACCTTTGAGAGCATCAGTGAACTGGGGCCTCTGGAACTGATGGGCCGGGAGTTGGACCTGGCCCCCTATGGGACCCTCCGGAAGTCCCAGTCGGCCGACTCCCTGAACTCCATCTCCTCCGTGAGCAACACCTTTGGGCAGGACTTCACACTGGGCCAGGTGGAGGTGAGCATGGAGTACGACACTGCCTCCCACACGCTGCACGTGGCAGTGATGCAGGGCAAGGACCTCCTGGAGCGGGAGGAGGCCAGCTTCGAGTCCTGCTTCATGCGCGTCAGCCTGCTGCCCGATGAGCAGATCGTGGGCATTTCTCGG ATCCAGAGAAATGCCTACTCCATCTTCTTCGATGAGAAGTTCTCCATCCCCCTGGATCCCACAGCCCTGGAGGAGAAGAGCCTGCGGTTTTCTGTATTTGGTATTGATGAGGATGAGCGCAACGTCAGCACGGGGGTGGTGGAGCTGAAGCTTTCTGTGCTCGACCTCCCACTGCAGCCCTTCAGCGGCTGGCTCTATTTACAGGACCAGAACAAG GCCGCCGATGCTGTGGGGGAGATCCTGCTCTCCCTCAGCTACCTCCCCACAGCCGAGCGCCTCACCGTGGTCGTGGTTAAGGCCAAGAACCTCATCTGGACCAATGACAAGACCACAGCGG ACCCCTTCGTCAAGGTATACCTGCTGCAGGATGGGAGGAAGATGAGCAAAAAGAAGACAGCCGTGAAGAGGGATGACCCCAACCCGGTGTTCAACGAAGCTATGATCTTCTCGGTGCCAGCCATTGTGCTCCAG GGTTCTGCTGAACTCCCCAAGCTCCCGTGGTCTTCAGAAGGTGACATGCTCCAGGGAGACCTCTCCCAGCAGGGACATCACAGACCACGGGTAGGGGGACTGCAGAAGACAGGGCTTGGGCCCTGCTTGCATGCCTCAGAGGATGGGGCTCGCACCACCTTCCCTCACTATCTCTAG